In Shewanella sp. GD04112, the sequence CCACAGGGACGTTGAGCATTTTAATGTGAAAAATGGCGATACCTTAGCCGCAGTTTTTGAGCGTGCGGGACTCACCAGCAAAGATGTGTACGAAATTACCCAGTTGCCACTCGCCAAACAGAATCTGTTAAAAATCATCCCCGGCGAAGAAATTGTGATTTCGAAGGATGCCAAGGGCGATTTAACCGAAGTGCGCTACCGTGTCGATGCGGTATCGACCTTAGTGATCACAAAGGATCAGGATAAGTATTCCGAGAAAATCTCAGAAAAAGACATTGAAATCCGCACCCAATTCACCAGTGCGAAAATCAAGAGTAACTTCTGGAATGCCGCCGTCGATGCGGGTTTAAACGCGAACCAAATTATGCAGCTCTCGACCGTGTTTGGCTGGGATATCGACTTTGCCTTGGATTTACGTGAGGGCGACAGCTTCGCCATTATCTACGAGCAGGAGTATGCCGAAGGCGAGTTTTTACGTAACGGCAATATCCTCGCCGCCGAGTTTATCAACCAAGATGAGCGCTACACCGCCATTCGCTATACCGACGGCAACTATTACTCCGAAAACGGCACTAGCATGCGTAAGGCCTTCCTGCGCTCACCGGTTGACTTTAAATACGTCAGCTCAAACTTCAACCCGAAACGCCTACACCCAGTTACGGGGCAAGTTAAGGCTCACCGCGGCGTTGATTATGTTGCCGCCATCGGCACCCCCATTAAGGCGGCGGGAAATGGCCGAGTTGTCGAATCCGGCTACAATCAATTTAACGGTAACTATGTGTTCATTAAGCACAACGATACCTACACGACTAAGTATTTGCATTTGACCAAACGCAACGTCAGTAAAGGGGCCAGCGTTAAGCAGGGGCAAATTATCGGCA encodes:
- a CDS encoding peptidoglycan DD-metalloendopeptidase family protein; protein product: MGKVITLFKLLPKKHQILLSILSVITTITLLFPSEEAQASRQTQGVADQAQVNTRYDVPLAFRSPERPEGVEGQSQDASTNATPLSSADALAAGNVPASETLESAHHRDVEHFNVKNGDTLAAVFERAGLTSKDVYEITQLPLAKQNLLKIIPGEEIVISKDAKGDLTEVRYRVDAVSTLVITKDQDKYSEKISEKDIEIRTQFTSAKIKSNFWNAAVDAGLNANQIMQLSTVFGWDIDFALDLREGDSFAIIYEQEYAEGEFLRNGNILAAEFINQDERYTAIRYTDGNYYSENGTSMRKAFLRSPVDFKYVSSNFNPKRLHPVTGQVKAHRGVDYVAAIGTPIKAAGNGRVVESGYNQFNGNYVFIKHNDTYTTKYLHLTKRNVSKGASVKQGQIIGTLGKTGRVTGAHLHYEFIVNGVHRNPRTVDLPKAESIARKEKPQFDALSKQLMASISQNKQTQLAMQ